From the genome of Gorilla gorilla gorilla isolate KB3781 chromosome 4, NHGRI_mGorGor1-v2.1_pri, whole genome shotgun sequence, one region includes:
- the STARD4 gene encoding stAR-related lipid transfer protein 4 isoform X2, whose product MTSLDILENFEENCCVMRYTTAGQLWNIISPREFVDFSYTVGYKEGLLSCGISLDWDEKRPEFVRGYNHPCGWFCVPLKDNPNQSLLTGYIQTDLRGMIPQSAVDTAMASTLTNFYGDLRKAL is encoded by the exons ATGACTTCTTTGGATATTCTGGAGAACTTTGAAGAG aattgcTGTGTGATGCGTTACACTACTGCTGGTCAGCTTTGGAATATAATTTCCCCAAGAGAATTTGTTGATTTCTCCTATACTGTGGGCTATAAAGAAGGGCTTTTATCTTGTG GAATAAGTCTTGACTGGGATGAAAAGAGACCAGAATTTGTTCGAGGATATAACCATCCCTGTGGTTGGTTTTGTGTTCCACTTAAGGACAACCCAAACCAGAGTCTTTTGACAGGATATATTCAGACAGATCTGCGTGGGATGATTCCTCAGTCTGCGGTAGATACAGCCATGGCAAGCACTTTAACCAACTTCTATGGTGATTTACGAAAAGCTTTATGA